In Actinomycetes bacterium, the following proteins share a genomic window:
- a CDS encoding zinc-ribbon domain-containing protein, protein MAVLYPHLVGEFVANLTHPGRDLDKLRTGSNDLCRWQCVRGHQWDVVIASRIRQASGCRRCGVTGRSLFELEVASLLRAATGLAVQVDAPVAGTSRRDERVDLHLPALGWWIDLDPLRWHAHGQAKDARKAARMAAAGYASYRRVRPCSLGPLHGCTTDLAEDTADAWHWTKVLAVPLAEAGVELQDLTPQVQTLALRAAAATWRRLLGSPPTPSAVDAAPHLAREFVANLTHPGLGPAWLAPSSNDRCRWRCTDCGRQWDSAVFVRVRSDAGCRGCASRRRACRAVAPPGRALADLHPDLAALYQCNLTRPGYEPTQLPPTASDQCRWRCRRCQAPWKATVRDAVRADGTCPRCRRAARGRAYATADPARCLAVIHPDLAAEYQANLDHPGHGPTQLTPRSNDRCRWRCRACGYVWAAVVANRTGQAGTGCPRCGRKRHGQARATAAPGNALRDLFPQLATEFRSNITHPDRHPDTLKPGSHDYCWWQCGTCNRRWLAMVKKRTQGQGCPACRQASRRSR, encoded by the coding sequence GTGGCCGTGTTGTACCCGCATCTTGTTGGCGAGTTCGTCGCCAACCTGACCCACCCGGGCCGGGACCTGGACAAGCTGCGGACCGGATCCAACGACCTCTGCCGCTGGCAGTGCGTGCGCGGCCACCAGTGGGACGTGGTGATCGCCAGTCGGATCCGGCAGGCGAGCGGCTGCCGCCGCTGCGGGGTCACGGGCCGGTCGCTGTTCGAGCTGGAGGTCGCCAGCCTGCTTCGCGCGGCGACCGGGCTTGCGGTCCAGGTCGACGCGCCGGTGGCCGGCACGAGCCGGCGGGACGAGCGGGTCGACCTGCACCTGCCCGCGCTGGGCTGGTGGATCGACCTCGATCCGCTGCGCTGGCACGCCCACGGCCAGGCCAAGGACGCCCGCAAGGCCGCCCGCATGGCCGCAGCCGGCTACGCGTCCTACCGTCGCGTCCGTCCCTGCAGCCTCGGCCCGTTGCACGGCTGCACCACCGACCTGGCGGAGGACACCGCCGACGCCTGGCACTGGACCAAGGTTCTTGCCGTGCCCCTGGCCGAGGCCGGCGTCGAGCTCCAGGACCTGACGCCCCAGGTGCAAACCCTTGCCCTTCGAGCGGCGGCGGCGACTTGGCGTCGGCTGCTCGGCAGCCCGCCGACGCCGTCCGCCGTGGACGCCGCGCCGCACCTTGCCCGCGAGTTTGTCGCCAACCTCACCCATCCCGGCCTGGGACCCGCCTGGCTGGCCCCGTCGTCCAACGACCGCTGCCGCTGGCGCTGCACCGACTGCGGCAGGCAGTGGGACAGCGCCGTGTTCGTCAGGGTCCGCTCGGACGCGGGCTGCCGTGGATGCGCCAGCCGCCGCCGCGCCTGCCGGGCCGTCGCGCCGCCGGGCCGGGCGCTGGCGGACCTGCACCCGGACCTTGCCGCCTTGTACCAGTGCAACCTCACCCGCCCCGGCTACGAGCCAACCCAACTCCCCCCGACCGCGTCGGACCAGTGCCGCTGGCGCTGCCGGCGGTGCCAGGCGCCGTGGAAGGCAACCGTGCGCGATGCCGTGCGCGCCGACGGCACCTGCCCTCGCTGCCGCCGCGCCGCCCGAGGACGCGCCTACGCGACCGCCGACCCGGCCCGGTGCCTGGCCGTGATTCATCCTGATCTGGCCGCCGAGTACCAGGCCAATCTCGACCATCCCGGCCACGGACCGACCCAGCTCACGCCCAGGTCGAACGATCGGTGCCGCTGGCGCTGCCGCGCCTGCGGCTATGTGTGGGCGGCGGTGGTCGCCAACCGGACTGGCCAGGCGGGAACCGGCTGTCCACGCTGCGGTCGCAAGCGGCACGGCCAAGCCCGCGCCACCGCCGCGCCCGGCAACGCCCTGCGAGACCTGTTCCCGCAGCTCGCCACGGAGTTCCGCAGCAACATCACCCATCCAGACCGCCACCCCGACACGCTCAAACCAGGCTCGCACGACTACTGCTGGTGGCAATGCGGCACCTGCAACCGCCGGTGGCTGGCCATGGTCAAGAAGCGCACCCAAGGCCAA